The Klebsiella sp. RHBSTW-00484 genome includes a window with the following:
- the fmt gene encoding methionyl-tRNA formyltransferase — MSQSLRIIFAGTPDFAARHLDALLSSEYEIVGVFTQPDRPAGRGKKLMPSPVKILAEANGLPVFQPSSLRPQENQQLVASLNADVMVVVAYGLILPKQVLDMPRLGCLNVHGSLLPRWRGAAPIQRALWAGDTETGVTIMQMDVGLDTGDMLYKLSCPITGEDTSGSLYDKLAVLGPQGLLETLAQLVSGTAKPEVQDETLVSYAEKLSKEEARIDWSLSAVQLERCIRAFNPWPISWLEIDEQPVKVWRASVSTDTSSAEPGTIVAVSKLGIQMATGDGILNLESLQPAGKKAMSAQDLLNSRREWFIPGHRLA, encoded by the coding sequence GTGTCACAATCATTACGTATAATTTTTGCGGGAACGCCCGATTTTGCAGCGCGTCATCTTGACGCACTGTTGTCATCTGAGTATGAGATCGTCGGTGTATTCACTCAGCCAGACAGGCCTGCAGGCCGTGGCAAAAAACTCATGCCGAGTCCTGTCAAAATACTGGCTGAAGCAAATGGTCTGCCGGTATTTCAACCCTCTTCACTGCGCCCGCAGGAAAATCAGCAGCTGGTTGCCTCGCTGAACGCCGATGTGATGGTTGTAGTTGCTTATGGATTAATCCTCCCCAAGCAGGTTCTGGACATGCCACGTCTGGGTTGCCTCAACGTTCACGGTTCTTTGTTGCCACGTTGGCGCGGTGCGGCGCCAATCCAGCGTGCATTATGGGCTGGTGATACCGAGACAGGCGTGACCATTATGCAAATGGACGTAGGGCTCGATACTGGTGATATGTTGTATAAACTGTCTTGCCCAATTACTGGAGAAGACACCAGCGGTAGCTTGTACGATAAATTGGCGGTTCTTGGGCCACAAGGATTACTGGAAACTCTGGCTCAACTGGTTAGTGGTACAGCAAAACCTGAAGTACAAGACGAAACGCTAGTCAGCTATGCCGAGAAGCTAAGCAAAGAAGAAGCGCGTATTGACTGGTCACTTTCTGCCGTGCAGCTTGAACGTTGCATTCGGGCATTCAATCCATGGCCAATAAGCTGGCTAGAAATTGATGAACAACCAGTAAAAGTCTGGCGTGCATCGGTTAGCACCGATACAAGCAGTGCTGAACCCGGCACTATCGTGGCAGTCAGCAAATTGGGTATCCAGATGGCAACTGGCGACGGTATCCTGAATCTGGAGTCGCTGCAGCCAGCGGGTAAAAAAGCAATGAGTGCACAGGATTTGCTGAATTCTCGTCGGGAGTGGTTTATCCCCGGTCATCGTCTCGCCTGA
- the def gene encoding peptide deformylase, with product MAVLQVLHIPDERLRKVAEPVKEVNAEIQRIVDDMFETMYAEEGIGLAATQVDIHQRIIVIDVSENREERLVLINPELLEKDGETGIEEGCLSIPEQRALVPRAENVRIRALDREGKPFELSADGLLAICIQHEMDHLVGKLFIDYLSPLKQQRIRQKVEKLDRLNARA from the coding sequence ATGGCAGTTTTGCAAGTGTTACATATTCCGGACGAGCGCCTTCGCAAAGTCGCTGAGCCGGTCAAAGAAGTGAATGCGGAAATTCAGCGTATCGTCGATGATATGTTCGAGACAATGTACGCTGAGGAAGGCATTGGTCTGGCCGCTACGCAGGTGGACATCCATCAGCGCATTATTGTTATTGATGTGTCAGAGAATCGAGAAGAGCGTCTGGTGTTAATTAATCCAGAATTGCTGGAAAAAGACGGTGAAACTGGGATTGAGGAAGGCTGCCTTTCCATTCCTGAGCAGCGTGCGTTGGTACCACGTGCCGAAAATGTAAGGATTCGGGCTCTGGATCGTGAGGGTAAGCCGTTTGAACTGTCAGCCGATGGTTTACTAGCCATTTGTATCCAACATGAAATGGATCATCTAGTAGGCAAACTATTTATTGATTATCTGTCCCCGCTTAAGCAACAGCGTATCCGCCAGAAAGTTGAAAAACTGGATCGCCTGAACGCACGAGCCTGA